The genomic stretch ATCCGGAAAAAAAGAGTGGAACTGGTGAAATGTCTCACCCAGGATATTGAGGTTCCTGCCGATGCCGATATCGTGATTGAAGGATATGTGGACCCTACAGAAGATCCGATCTGGGAAGGCCCTTTTGGCGATCATACAGGCTATTATTCATTGCCCGACTGGTATCCACGTTTTCATGTTACCTGCATCACCCATCGGAAAAATGCCATTTATCCTGCCACCATCGTAGGCATCCCCCCGCAGGAAGATGCCTGGATCGGCAAAGCCACCGAACGCATATTCATTACTCCCATCAAAATGACTCTGCTGCCCGAAGTAGAAGATATGGATATGCCCATTGAAGGGGTATTTCACAACCTGACCATTGTCAAAATCCGCAAACAATATCCTGGCCATGCGCAGAAAGTAATGAACGCCATGTGGGGAGCAGGGCAGATGATGTTCAATAAAATGCTCATCATCGTGGATGAAGATGTGAATATTCATGACTATGAAACCCTTGCTCGGTATGCTTTTGCCCATATACGTCCCGAGCTGGATATTTACTTCAGCCAGGGACCTATGGATGTACTGGACCATGCTTGCAGCAAACCCGGTATCGGCGGCAAAATGTGCATAGATGCCACCCGCAAATGGGAAGAAGAAATGGATACGGAAACCCATGAAACCTATAAACCCGACGCCTTGCCTGGCCTGCATGAGTTGCAACAACGGTTTCCAGAGATTCGCGACGTCAATGTTTCCCTGCTGCATCGGCAGATTCCCTGCGTATTGATTGCTGTTCGTAAAAACCGCAAAGGACATATAGCTGAATTGCATGCCGCCTGTGCCCAGATCTTTGCCCAAGCAGGTGTGAAAATGATTTTATATGCCGAACACACCGTAAATGTGCAGGATCTGGCCGTTGCTTTGTGGCGCATTACCAATAACCTGGATCCCAGGCGCGATCATCACATGGCTACAGGAATCATAGGCCTGGATGGTACCATCAAAACCCGCGAATTTGATGGTTTCCAGCGCGACTGGCCCAATATCATCGTTTCGGATCTGCAAACCATTCAGGCTGTGGATGCCAAATGGGACTCCCTCGGCATAGGCCCTTTTATTCCTTCTCCATCCCTTCGGTTCCGCGACCAGTTGTACGGTGAGGAAGCCGTAGCGCATCCGTCCTGATGCTTTAGCCATTTCTTTTTACCTTTGATGCCTCATTCTTTCAAAAACAATGACTTATGGCTTATGATCTGATTGTTATCGGCAGCGGCCCAGGTGGCTATGTGGCCGCTATACGGGCAGCACAACTGGGATTTAAAACGGCTATCGTGGAACGCGAATCCTTGGGTGGTATCTGCCTGAACTGGGGATGCATCCCAACAAAAGCCCTGTTGAAAAGTGCACAGGTCATGGAATATGCCCTGCACGCAGCAGATTATGGCGTGAAGGTGGAACAAGCCAAACCCGATTTCCCGGCTATGATCAAGCGCAGCCGCGCTGTGGCCGATAAAATGAGCAAAGGCGTGCAGTTTCTGATGCGCAAAAATAAAATTGATGTCATCCAGGGCACAGCCAAGCTCGTGGCAAAGGGTAAAATCAGCGTAACTGACGCCAGCGGAAAATCTGCCACTTACGAAGCCCGCCATATCATCATTGCCACGGGCGGCCGCAGCAAGGAATTGCCCAACCTGAAAATCGATCATAAAAAAGTAATCGGCTATCGCGAAGCCATGGTATTGCCCGAACAGCCAGTATCCATGATCATCGTTGGTTCGGGCGCCATCGGTGTGGAATTTGGTTACTTCTACAACAGCATCGGTACCAAAGTCACGATTGTGGAATTTTTGCCGCGTATTGTACCCAACGAGGATGAAGATATTTCCCGCGAACTGGAAAAGATTTTCCGCAAAAAAGGCATGCAAATCTATACCAGCTCGGAAGTTACGGGTGTGGACACTTCCGGCAATGGCGTGAAGGCTACCGTCAAAACGCCGCAGGGCAACATTACCCTGGAAGCCGATGTGGTGCTTAGCGCCGTGGGTATCGTAGCCAATGTGGAAAACATCGGCCTGGAAACATTGGGAATCAAAACAGAAAAAGGAAAAATAACCGTCGACACGTATTACCAGACCAATGTGCCGGGTATATATGCCATTGGTGACTGCATTCCTGGGCCGGCACTGGCACATGTGGCCTCCAAGGAAGGCATTGTGTGCGTGGAACATATTGCTTATCAGGAGAAAAAATATGACCGCAAGCCCGAACCTATTGATTACCACAACATCCCCGGCTGTACCTATTGTTCACCGGAAATCGCTTCGGTGGGCTATACCGAAAAAGCCGCCCGGGAAGCCGGTTATGAAGTGAAGGTGGGTAAATTCCCGCTCTCTGCTTCCGGCAAGGCTACAGCCGCCGGTGCCAACGAAGGGTTCATTAAGGTGGTGTTCGATGCCAAATACGGTGAATGGCTGGGTACGCACATGATTGGCTACAATGTAACGGAAATCATTGCCGAAACTGTAGTGGCACGCAAACTGGAAACTACCTATCACGAAGTGCTGGATTCCATCCATCCGCATCCCACCATCAGCGAATCCGTCAAAGATGCCATCGAAGTTGCTTACGACGAAGCGATTCATCTGTGAGGAGAATTACTTATGCCAGAGGAAGGGTATATGCAGGTTGCATATACCCTTCTTGTTTCATGATGGACTCACATCAGTTTCCTGGCTTCTTTTCTCAGTACGTCGAGAGCTACCTGCAAAGGAGAAGGCTGTTGCTGCATATAATGCGAAAGCAATTGCCTGCAAAGATCCGCGCTGCGGGCCTCTGCAGGGAGCTGGCCGATGAGCAGATTCAGCTGGCTGATCATATATTCCTTGGCATGCACCACCGCATCCCATGCCACCTGGGAAACATAAATCTGCTGGCTCACATTATGTGCAAATTCTTCCCTGATATCCTGCACCATCAATGCATATAATTCACTCGCCAGTAAATCAATTTTTCCCAACCGGTAAACCAGCTGCTCCGGCGATATGCGTTCAATAAAAACCACCAGGCGCTCATAAGCCTGCAACCGCAGGGGCAGGGTAATGGACGATCTGTCTGCATCCGGAGTAGCTGTTTGAGGAACATTCGTTTTCCTTTTCTTCATCCAATCCCGGACAAAAGAAAATAAAATAACTACAAAACCAATGGCAATCAAAATCTCCAGTAATGTCAGCGATTGCATTTTGCACCCAATATTTTTAGCCTATTCAAGAATATGTTTGATTCTTTTTTATCAATCGGATATTGCGTTGCAGTCCTTCCCATCCTGCACGTTTCAGCGGTGTATGGCCAAACAGTTCCACAAATTTTTCTTCGGTTAATTGTTCCCATTCCTGTGTGGAGAAATCAAGGATCTCGGGAACTGGCTCCAGATCAGCTTCCTGGCTTACACGACTAAAACGGTTCCAGGGGCATACATCCTGGCAGATATCACATCCGAAAATCCAATCCTTCCATTTGCCTTCAGCTTCCTGCGGATAGATATGGGCCTTCAGTTCGATGGTGTAATAGGAGATACAACGACTGGCATCAATGATTTTATCCGGCAGAATAGCCTGAGTTGGACATGCATCGATGCAACGGGTACAGGTTCCGCAATAATCTTTGGCAAACGGATCGTCGTACACCAGTTCCAGATCGGTAATCAGGGTGGCAATAAAAAGAAAGGAACCCTGCTGCCGGGTGATGAGATTGCCGTTTTTTCCCACCCATCCGAGGCCGGAACGCACAGCCCAGGCACGTTCCAGCACGGGCGCACTGTCCACAAATCCACGTCCTTGTATTTCACCGATTTGTTCCTGCAAACTTTTCAGAAATTGTTTGAGTTTCTTTTTGATTACCCGATGATAATCCCTGCCATAGGCATATTTTGAAACCCGGTAACTATCGGTTCGTTGCCTGCGGGCCGGAAAATAATTCATCAACAGGGTTATAACAGATTGCGCTTCGGGCACCAGTTTCCGCGGATCAATACGCAGATCAAAATAACGCTCCATGTATGCCATGGTACCCTGATAGCCTTTGTTCAACCATTTTTCCAGCCGCCGGGCATCTTCATCCAATGCAGCTGCACGAGCAATACCACAATAATCAAAGCCGAGCTTCCGGGCTAGCTGCTTCACAAGGGCCGTATGTCTGGCTGCTGCTGGGTTCATGGTGTTTTATTCACACTAAAACAGAAAACATCGGCCTGATTAGGCTGATCAAACAAACCTGTACGTAGGGAAAAAACCTGATTGATGGTCTGACGAATATCCCAGTCGGCCTGCATGACCTTTTTAAAATCAAGCTGATTCACGAAGATAATACCTATCAACTGACGTGAAACATCGTAAAACGGGTAAGTCCCGAAGAGACCGGGGCTGCTTACCGACAAGGGATGATGGTTGCCGTCTTCAGCTTCCACCCATTCTCCCAATCCATAAGCCCACTGGTCATTGATAACCCCGTCAACAGGAGAATATCGTATAGGAATGTTCACAATCTGATTGCGCTGCATTTCCTGCAGGGCTTGTTCACTCAAAATCCTGTGCCCTTGATACACACCCTTATTAGCAATCATTTCCAGAAAATGCAACAAATCCAGGGGACAGGAATAGGCACCACCCGCCAGTTCCGGATTGGCTGGTCGCGTGAAAGATGTGTGTTGCATCCCGCAGGGGCGGGCAATGCGTTCTTCAAAGTTCTGTACAAAGCTTTTTCCCGATACCACTTCAATGACCCTTCCGGCAATCTGCAAGCCGAAAGGACTATAATAAAAAGCTTTGCCAGGTTCAGCTTCCAGCGGAACCAGCTGGCTAATCTGCTCTACACATGCGGTCAGGGTATTGGTACGCCAGTAAATGCGCCGGAAGGCGGGTGTGGCAAAATATCCGGTCGTGTGTCTGAGACAATCCCGGATCGTGATTCGGCTTTTTAAACCCGTGTTGAATTCGGGTAAATATTTGCCTACCGGATCATCCAGTGCAATTTTTCCTTCATCCACAAAAGTCATGATCAGCGCAGTACTTAACCATTTGCTCACAGAAGCCACCGGTACCGTAGTCTCCATATTGTATCCGCCCAATGAATCCTGATACACGATATGCCCATTTTGCTCAAGCAACACATAAACCCGGCCATGATATACACGCTGATGAGCCAGAACAGCCTTGTCCAACTCAGGATAA from Thermoflavifilum aggregans encodes the following:
- the lpdA gene encoding dihydrolipoyl dehydrogenase, which translates into the protein MAYDLIVIGSGPGGYVAAIRAAQLGFKTAIVERESLGGICLNWGCIPTKALLKSAQVMEYALHAADYGVKVEQAKPDFPAMIKRSRAVADKMSKGVQFLMRKNKIDVIQGTAKLVAKGKISVTDASGKSATYEARHIIIATGGRSKELPNLKIDHKKVIGYREAMVLPEQPVSMIIVGSGAIGVEFGYFYNSIGTKVTIVEFLPRIVPNEDEDISRELEKIFRKKGMQIYTSSEVTGVDTSGNGVKATVKTPQGNITLEADVVLSAVGIVANVENIGLETLGIKTEKGKITVDTYYQTNVPGIYAIGDCIPGPALAHVASKEGIVCVEHIAYQEKKYDRKPEPIDYHNIPGCTYCSPEIASVGYTEKAAREAGYEVKVGKFPLSASGKATAAGANEGFIKVVFDAKYGEWLGTHMIGYNVTEIIAETVVARKLETTYHEVLDSIHPHPTISESVKDAIEVAYDEAIHL
- a CDS encoding DUF7935 family protein — its product is MQSLTLLEILIAIGFVVILFSFVRDWMKKRKTNVPQTATPDADRSSITLPLRLQAYERLVVFIERISPEQLVYRLGKIDLLASELYALMVQDIREEFAHNVSQQIYVSQVAWDAVVHAKEYMISQLNLLIGQLPAEARSADLCRQLLSHYMQQQPSPLQVALDVLRKEARKLM
- a CDS encoding serine hydrolase domain-containing protein, coding for MDKAVLAHQRVYHGRVYVLLEQNGHIVYQDSLGGYNMETTVPVASVSKWLSTALIMTFVDEGKIALDDPVGKYLPEFNTGLKSRITIRDCLRHTTGYFATPAFRRIYWRTNTLTACVEQISQLVPLEAEPGKAFYYSPFGLQIAGRVIEVVSGKSFVQNFEERIARPCGMQHTSFTRPANPELAGGAYSCPLDLLHFLEMIANKGVYQGHRILSEQALQEMQRNQIVNIPIRYSPVDGVINDQWAYGLGEWVEAEDGNHHPLSVSSPGLFGTYPFYDVSRQLIGIIFVNQLDFKKVMQADWDIRQTINQVFSLRTGLFDQPNQADVFCFSVNKTP
- the queG gene encoding tRNA epoxyqueuosine(34) reductase QueG, yielding MNPAAARHTALVKQLARKLGFDYCGIARAAALDEDARRLEKWLNKGYQGTMAYMERYFDLRIDPRKLVPEAQSVITLLMNYFPARRQRTDSYRVSKYAYGRDYHRVIKKKLKQFLKSLQEQIGEIQGRGFVDSAPVLERAWAVRSGLGWVGKNGNLITRQQGSFLFIATLITDLELVYDDPFAKDYCGTCTRCIDACPTQAILPDKIIDASRCISYYTIELKAHIYPQEAEGKWKDWIFGCDICQDVCPWNRFSRVSQEADLEPVPEILDFSTQEWEQLTEEKFVELFGHTPLKRAGWEGLQRNIRLIKKNQTYS
- a CDS encoding menaquinone biosynthesis decarboxylase produces the protein MAYRSLRAFVERLEQAHELVRIQAYVNPRLEIAEITDRMCKSPGGGKALLFENTGYDFPVLINAMGSYRRMCLALGVDNLDDIGREMESLFKELALPKGSLLEKLTLLPTLGKLASWMPVSIKGRGACQEVIMEEPDLYRLPILTCWPKDGGPFITLPIIHTKDPDTGIRNVGMYRMQVFTKDMTGMHWHKHKVSARHYQAYKAKGLKMPVAVALGGDPVYTYAATAPLPDNVDEYMLAGFIRKKRVELVKCLTQDIEVPADADIVIEGYVDPTEDPIWEGPFGDHTGYYSLPDWYPRFHVTCITHRKNAIYPATIVGIPPQEDAWIGKATERIFITPIKMTLLPEVEDMDMPIEGVFHNLTIVKIRKQYPGHAQKVMNAMWGAGQMMFNKMLIIVDEDVNIHDYETLARYAFAHIRPELDIYFSQGPMDVLDHACSKPGIGGKMCIDATRKWEEEMDTETHETYKPDALPGLHELQQRFPEIRDVNVSLLHRQIPCVLIAVRKNRKGHIAELHAACAQIFAQAGVKMILYAEHTVNVQDLAVALWRITNNLDPRRDHHMATGIIGLDGTIKTREFDGFQRDWPNIIVSDLQTIQAVDAKWDSLGIGPFIPSPSLRFRDQLYGEEAVAHPS